GAATAAACAATGAAGGATGAGGGGCGTAAATagcaaattttgaaaagaaaaaaaacaaacaaactatAAACTGAAAGGAACCTAACAATGAAATGGGACAATGAGGGAATACTCCAAAAAGCTCCTtgattgaattttttttcctccttcttcttctagcAAGTcgaaccaaaaagaaagaaaaaaagaaaaagtatatCCCCCCAAACTCAAAGCTGTGGCTGAAGATGGAGGTAAGGGAAAAGTtagatatttttttgttctcttctttttccagtAGTTGTCGACTATAGTTGGTGTCTTTAACAAGTTGactaatttcttttcaaataaaaaaaataatgcacattattgttgttaaaaGTTTaggctgttgctgttgccaCATCGCCTTCGGTGGTGGCGACTGCGGCGTCTGGTCCCAATGTTGGTTTGCTAGTTTTTCTCAATCTCTTGGATCTGTAGTCCTTTACAGCAGACTTGATGGCGTCTTCGGCCAACATTGAGCAGTGTAACTTGACGGGAGGTAAACTCAATTCCTGGGCGATAAATGTGTTTTTGATGGCCAATGCTTCGTCAAGAGTTTTTCCTTTAACCAATTCTGTGGCATATGATGAACTTGCAATTGCCGATCCACAGCCAAAAGTCTTGAATTTGACATCTTCAATCTTGCCTGTTTTTTCGTCAACCTTGATTTGCAAACGCATAACGTCACCACAAGCTGGTGCACCTACAAGGCCGGTACCGACATCGGTGTCATTCTTGTTTAATGTTCCAACGTTACGTGGGTTTTCATAGTGGTCAATCACTTTTTCGTGGTATAATCTCTTCGACTGGAATGATGTAAAGGGGGACAATGGGGTTGATGATTGTGTGTTTTGGCTAGTGAGTTGGTAGAGTGTAGGTACCACTTGTTGTGTGGATGTCCTGAGTATATTTGATGATTGTGACTTGAGCAAGTTTCTGCTGTTTCTCAATACTGTTCTCGATAACATTGCTGTGTGAATAGATTAtttatatgtatgtgtTGTTTGAAtagaaatataaaaaatatgaaaTATAGGTCTATGTTTGAATAAATAGTTGGAAATGGGTTGATAAAGTGTAACTTTGATTCTTTCCtttataaataaaaagattAGTTGGTATGTTGGTAcgtatatatttattttcttttgctccTTTCTAAAATGTATAGTGAAAATTCGTTctctttatatttatatatacacgCACTATTTGAATCGTTGTATATAGTGTATACAAATTCTATATGTATTATGTGATGTGGGTGACGATAAATTGATGACATATTGAAATTCTGCAGTCTAGa
This DNA window, taken from Lodderomyces elongisporus chromosome 7, complete sequence, encodes the following:
- the ISU1 gene encoding iron-binding protein yields the protein MLSRTVLRNSRNLLKSQSSNILRTSTQQVVPTLYQLTSQNTQSSTPLSPFTSFQSKRLYHEKVIDHYENPRNVGTLNKNDTDVGTGLVGAPACGDVMRLQIKVDEKTGKIEDVKFKTFGCGSAIASSSYATELVKGKTLDEALAIKNTFIAQELSLPPVKLHCSMLAEDAIKSAVKDYRSKRLRKTSKPTLGPDAAVATTEGDVATATA